CGGTTGCAGACCGTTTATGAAACAAGGTCGCAAGGCCTGCCTCTTTTTAGATGAAGGGAGCTCCACGAATGAAAAAGACTCTGATCGTTGCCGCCGCTGCAGCATCGTTCGCAACCGTCGCCCACGCGCAAAGCAGCGTCACGCTGTACGGCGTGCTCGACGCAGGCATCACGTACCAAAGCAACGTTGCCGGCAAGTCGCGCTGGTCGGAAGGCACGGGCATCGACCAAAGCCTGTTCGGCCTGCGTGGTTCGGAAGATCTCGGTGGTGGCCTGAAGGCAATCTTCACGTTGGAAAGCGGCTTCAACCTCGGTAACGGCCGCTTCCAGAACAACGGCGGCATGTTCAACCGTCAAGCGTTCGTCGGCCTGTCGAGCCAGTACGGCACCGTCACGCTGGGTCGCCAGTACGACGCAGTCCAGGACTACCTGGCTCCGCTGACGGCAACCGGCTCGTGGGGCGGCACGTACTTCGCCCACGTCGGTAACCTCGACAACCTGAGCACGAACGGCGGCTACGCTACCAACAACACGATCAAGTTCACGAGCGCGAACTACTCCGGCCTGCAATTCGGCGGCACGTATGCGTTCTCGAACAACACGAACTTCGGCAACAACCGTGCATACAGCGGCGGCGTGTCGTACCAGTTCCAAGGCCTGAAGCTGGCGGGTGCCTACTCGCAGCTGAACAACCCGGCAGCGGCCAACAACGCGGCAGGCGCGGTTGACACCAACGTGTTCGGCAACCAAGGCCGTGTCCGCACGTACGGCGCAGCAGCAGGCTATGCGTTCGGCCCGGCACAAGTTGGCGCCGCATGGACGCAAGCGCGTCTGGACAACACCCTCTCGGGTGCCAACGTTCGCATCGACAACTACGAAGTCAACGGCAAGTACAACCTGACGCCGGCTCTGGGTCTGGGCGTTGCCTACACGTACTCGAACGGCCGTCTGGGTTCGAACGACGTGCATTGGAACCAAGTTGGCCTGCAAGCCGACTACTCGCTGTCGAAGCGCACCGACGTCTACGCTCAAGCCGTGTACCAGCGCGCAAGCGGCACGACGGCGTCGATCTACAATGGCGACGTGTTCGCGACGAACGGTTCGTCGGGCATCAACCAGACGGCCGCCACGGTCGGCCTGCGTCACCGCTTCTAAGCATGATGGCTGCCCTCGCGGCAGTCAGCAAAAAGGCGCCTTCGGGCGCTTTTTTCGTTTACGCCACGTTATCGGGTATCGGCATCCCGGGTATCGGCCGCCGGAGAATTCGTGGCCCGGGCGCCGGCGGCGCGATCCTCGCTGGCGCGCCCGAGCGGCGTGAGGTGGGCATGGCCTGATCGCCGGGAAGCGGGGGGCCTCCGTTGCGATCGTGGGCCGGTCAGCCATTTGCCGGTATTGTTGCCTGTATGAAGAGACTGAAGCGTGATTTCCCCGGACCGAGCCGAAGCCGTTGCTTTCCATGCAACGGTGTATGTCTAAACCAAGGGTTTTCCCTGCGACAAACCGAGCCTAGACTTTAGCCATTCGCTTCAGACGGACATTGATGCCTGAGGTGGACGAAACCAACACATCTCGGAGGTAACGTCATGAAATCGCTCGTTTACGCCGCAGTTGCCGCTTCGATCCTCGCGGCTCCGGTTGCCTCGTTCGCCCAATCGAACTCGCAGCCGCTGACTCGCGCGGATGTGCGTGCCGATCTGATCCAACTGGAACAGCACGGCTACAACCCGGTGGCCAGCGACGCGCGATACCCGCACGATATCCAGGCTGCGCAAGCGCGCGTGCAGCAATCGCAGCAGACGCTGACTCACGCCGACACCAGCGGTTACGGAGTGCAGCCGGTGGCCGGCTCGCAAGCTGGCCGCCGCGCCGTGACGGCGCCTAACCCGATCGACAGCGTTTATTTCGGTCACTGAGCCGACGGCTGGGCGACAGGGCTCGTTCGCTGACTGCGGGGCTGCCCTGGCGCCATCGAGACAATGCGACGACACGGACGGCGCGATCAGGTCCTGCCTCGTCGCGTATTCGCAGATTGGATGTGAAGTCCGCCGGGTGATAACGCTCGGGCGGGCCTTGCCCTCACCACATCTCCGCCGCCGCGCCACGGCGGCTTTGCCCGGACGCGTCGCGGCCGGGCGTTTTTGCGGCTGCTTCAGGACCTGCAAGAAGGACGGGGCCGTGATGTCACCGTCCTGGCCGGCCTGCGCGGGATAGGCGGCCTATTCGGCGCCCGAGTCGATCGGCGTGCCGTGGATGTAGTGTTCGAGCTGGCTGATCATGTATTGCTGATCGGCGATCACGCTCTTCACCAAGTCCCCGATCGAGATCACGCCCACCAGCTTGCCGCCGTCGAGCACTGGCAGATGGCGTACGCGGTGCTCGGTCATCAGCGCCATGCACTGGTCGCTGGTCTGCGAGGGTTCCACGTAGCGCACCTTCATGGTCATGATTTCCTCGATGCGCGTTGCCTTCGACGAGCGCTCGAGCAGCACGACCTTGCGCGCATAGTCGCGCTCCGTGACGATGCCGACGATGTCGTTGCCTTCCGTCACGACGAGCGCGCCGACGCTCTTGATAGCCATCAGTTTCAGCGCGTCGTAGACGGATTCGTCCTTGCCGATCGTGTACACCGTTCGGCCGGCCTCGGGCTTTGATTTGAGAATATTCGCGACGGTTGTGCTCATACGATCTCCGGAAACCGGGCGTCAGACAGGCCCGAAGGAACCAGTATAGAGACGTTCGCGCCCCATGGACGGGGTGCAGAACGCATAACGTAGATTAGCGGTAAACTCCGCCTGCGCGCTACTCCAAACATCCCTTAACTCCGAATTCCTGATGTTTTCCATGCCTTCGCATCCCGTATTGCCCCCGGCCAACGAGCATCCGGCCGACGAGCCCGTGACGCTCGTCGCGTCGGCATCTTTGCCGACGCGCTATGGCGTATTCACGTCTCATGCATTTCGCGTCGACGGTAGCCAGGCCGAACATCTGGCACTCGTGGTGGGCGACGTCGCCGGGCGGCAACCGGTGCTGACGCGGCTGCATTCGGAGTGCCTGACGGGCGACGTGTTCGGCTCGTATCGCTGCGATTGCGGCGAGCAACTCGATCTTGCACTGCGCAATATCGTCGCCGAAGGTCGCGGCGTCCTGCTGTACCTGCGCGGCCACGAAGGTCGCGGCATTGGCCTGAGCAACAAGATTCGCGCATACGCGCTGCAGGAGCAGGGGCGCGATACGGTCGAGGCGAATCGCGACCTCGGGCTGCCCGACGACGCGCGCGAGTACGACTCGGCCGCGGCGATCCTGCGGATTCTCGGCGTCACCTCGGTGCGGCTGATGAGCAACAACCCTAAGAAGTTCGACACGCTGGTGGCGCACGGCATTCCCGTTTGCGAACGCGTGGCGCTGCCGGTGCCGATGCGCGACGAGAACGAGCGGTATATCCGGACCAAACAGGCCAAGTTCGGGCATTACTTCGACGAGAACGAATAACCGTTTCCGGGCCCCCAGCGGGGCCCTTGTCGTATCTGGGCAGAGGCGCCGGCGTGCCTGACTGGCAAGGCATCGATGTATCGTCCGATGAAGACCTGCTCAGCCCGTAACGGATGAAATGACGATGAGCGCGAAGTGGACGAAGTCATCAAGCGACGTTCACGACGATATCTGAACGAGAACTGATGCACGTGGCCTGTCATCTAACACGCATAGCTAACCCTATGCCTCAGGCCGCGATGCAATCCGGTGACGGCAGCTCGTGTTGGCCGCGCTGATTTCCTGGGGAGCCTAGGCTGGCGGGTCAGCGAGCCGTGCTTGTCGCGGCGATGGCAGCAAATCGCGTCGCCGGACTTGGAAGCGATATTCCATGGAGGATTCCCCGCGAACAGAAGCGCTTTCGAGAGCTGACAATGAACCAACTCGTCATGCCCTGCGAGGTTGAACGGCAGAACATCGGTGATGGCCGTGTCCGATGCCCCCGGCCGAGCGTCAGCGTTTCGCCGATCGTCGGCAGTGCGACTCGCTCATCACTCGTGCCCCGGTCGAGCACACGGGCCGCTGCCCGAACGCCGCGGAAAGGTACGTCGTTGCCTCGCACGGCCCTCCGCCATATCACGGCATGAAGCACCTCACGGTTTGAGCGGGGCTCGGCTTTGTTCGTTGTTCAAATGAACGAACTTGCTCAGCAGACGCATCAGATCGCGCGCGTCCTCTTCCTCCATCTCTTCGAAGAGCGTGTTCTTCAGGTCGCGCACCAACGGCATGAGCGTGGCAATCAAGGCCTTGCCCTCAGGGGTGAGCAGAAGGCGACGCTGCCGCCTCGGCAGCAGCTCACGCACGATCCACCCCTTGCTCTCCAGGCGTGCGGCGATGTCGGCGGTGGTCGAGGTGTCGAGCGCCACCTTTTGCGCGAGCGTGACCTGATCCAGGCCGGGGCACTCGTCGAGCATGCGCAGGACGGCGTACTGCACCGGTGTAACGTCGCGCCCCAGCTTTTCGTAGAACATGGCAACCGCGATCTGATGGGCGCGGCGGATCAAATGACCAGGCTCCTCGTAGAGATCCGGTGGCAGCGGCGACTCATTCGGAGCGTTCCGTTTTTTCATGGCAAGGACGAGTAGTGCCTGTTTGGCCGGGTTGCTTGCAATAGGCTCTGCGTTGAGGGAAAACCAGTATACCGCGCTCCTTGTTGATCCCTCTGGCGATGAGTACACTGAATCATATTCAGTGTACTGAATTTAATGATCGCATGGCAGGCGTGCAGGACCGACTAGCACGGACAGGAGACGGAGATGTTTTTGAAGAATGCGTGGTACGTGGCGTGCACGCCCGATGAGATTGAAACCGGGCCGCTCGGTCGCAAGATCTGCGGCGAATCGATCGTGTTTTTCCGAGGCGAGCGCGGCGAGGTGGTTGCGCTCGAGGATTTCTGTCCCCACCGTGGCGCGCCGCTTTCACTCGGCTTTGTCCGTGACGGACGGCTCGTGTGCGGCTATCACGGGCTCGAGATGGGTTGCGACGGGAAGGTGGCAGGGATGCCCGGTCAGCGGGTGGGAGGCTTTCCGGCAGCCCGGCGTTATGCTGCGGTCGAACGCAGCGGATTCATCTGGGTATGGCCCGGCGACGCATCGCATGCGGACCCCGCCCGGCTCCATCACTTGCCATGGGCCGAAGATCCGGCGTGGGCATACGGTGGCGGGCTGTACCACATTCACTGCGACTACCGGCTGATGATCGACAATCTGATGGACCTGACGCACGAAACGTATGTCCATGCGAGCAGTATCGGCCAGAAAGAGATCGACGAGGCGCCGCCCAAAACCGTCAGCCGGGGCGACGAGGTCATCACCAGCCGTTTCATGCACAACATCGGCGCACCACCTTTCTGGAAGATGGCGCTGCGCGGCAATGGCCTTGCGGACGACGTGCCCGTCGATCGCTGGCAAATCTGCCGCTTCACGCCGCCGAGCCACGTCATGATCGAGGTCGGCGTCGCGCACGCCGGCAATGGCGGCTACGATGCGCCGGCCGAACTCAAGGCGTCGTCAATCGTCGTCGATTTCATTACACCCGAGACGGAAACCTCGATCTGGTATTTCTGGGGCATGGCGCGTAATTTCCGGCCGGACGACGCCGAACTGACCGCGCAGATCCGGGAGGGCCAGGGCAAGATCTTCGCCGAGGATCTCGAGATGCTGGAGCGCCAGCAGCAGAACCTGCTGGCCTGGCCGGATCGTCAATTGCTGAAGCTCAATATCGATGCGGGCGGCGTTCTCTCCCGCAAGGTCATCGACCGCCTGCTGGCAGAGGAGCGTGCATTGCCCGCCGGACGTCCGGTGGTGCCGATCGTGCCGACCAGGGAGGCATCGTGAGCGAGGCGACGTTGATCGTCGAGGTCGTGCGCAAATGGGACGAGGCACGCGGCATCTGCGGTTTCGAACTGAGGCGCCCGGACCGTGCGCCGCTGCCCGGCTTCAGCGCAGGTGCGCATATCGACGTCCATCTGCCCGGCGGAATCGTGCGTCAATATTCGCTATGCAGCAGCCCGGCACGCAACGACCGCTATGAAATTGCGGTGCTGCGTGACGAGCGCGGTCGCGGAGGATCGATGGCGATCCACGACCACGTGCACGAAGGCGACCAGATCCGAATCGGTGCTCCCCGCAACCATTTTCCGCTCGAACTTCGCGCGGCCCGGCATCTGCTGCTGGCCGGGGGGATCGGCGTCACGCCGCTCCTGTCGATGGCCGAGCATCTGCACGCGCTCGGGGCGTCGTTCGAGATGCACTACTGTACGCGCTCACGTGATCGGACCGCGTTCGCGCAACGGCTGGCCGGATCGGCGTATCACGATCATGTGCAGATCCATTTCGATGACGCGGGCGAGCATCAGGCGTTCGAACTCGACCAGGTGCTCGCGGCAGCGGCAGCCGATACCCATCTCTATGTTTGCGGTCCGCGCGGCTTCATGGAGGCGGCGCTCGCCGCGGCGCGTGCGCATGGCTGGCCAGACGAGCGGCTGCATTACGAGTTTTTTTCCGGTGCGGTGGCGGATTCGGCCGAGGATGGAGCGTTCCAGGTCCGGGTGGCGAGCAGCGGGGCCGTGATCGACGTGCCGGCGGGATGCTCGATCGTCGATGCGCTCGCAAAGCACGGCGTCGAAGTGCTGACCTCGTGCGAGCAGGGCGTTTGCGGCACGTGCATGACGCGTGTGCTCGAAGGGCAGCCCGATCATCGGGACAGCTATCTGACCGATGAGGAGAAGGCGGCGGGCGAGTACCTCATGCCGTGCTGCTCACGAGCGAAATCCGCCCTGCTGGTGCTCGATCTGTAGATTCTTGCCGTCCCGGGCTGCAACGGCGCCCACCGCGCCGTGCCGACGCCCGGGAGCGCGCCGGGTTGTGTCGCGTCGTGAGGAATTAGCTCGAGACCGGCAGCAGATTCGAGGATTTCAGCTCTCGCAGCGACAGGTTCGAACGGATGCTGGCGACGCCGGGCAGGTGTCTCAGGACTTTTTCGACGAAGCGGCTGTAGTCGTCGAGGTCGCGGGCAACGACCATCAGCAGGAAGTCGGCTTCGCCGGTCGTGTTGTGGCAGGACAGGACGTTCGGGCTGCTTTGCACGGCCAGTTGGAACGCCTGCGTGACCTTCTCGTCGTGCTGCGTGCAGACCAGCTGAACGAAGGCCATGACCCCTAGCCCGAGTTTTCGGCGATTCAACACGGCCTGATAGCCTTCGATGATCCCGCAGTCCTCCAGGCGCTTGAGGCGGCGCCAGCACGGCGTTTCGCTCATCGAAAGCTGGGCGGCGAGCTTGGCATTGGACAAGCGCCCATCCTTTTGCAGCCGATTCAGGATCTCGGCGTCTACACTATCAATTTCCGGCATGGAGAGGGTCTCTTTCTAAATATCGACGATATCTGAAAGACAATATCAAAAATTGGCCTGATGCGAGAGGATTCGGCAAGACAATTTTTTTCTGCCGGTCGATAATGAGCGGACCCAAGCCCGCCACGTCAGGAGCACCCATGAAAGCCGTCATGTTCGAATCCTTCGGTGAACGCCCCAAGCTCGTCAGCCTGCGTGATCCTTCACCGGAAACGCATGGGGTCGTCATCAAGGTGCAGGCGACCGGCGTTTGCCGCAGCGACTGGCATGGCTGGGTCGGCCACGATACCGACATCGAGCTGCCCCACGTTCCCGGCCATGAACTGGCCGGCACCATTGAAGCCGTCGGCAAGGATGTCAGCCAATGGCAGGTCGGCGACCGCGTGACCGTTCCTTTCGTCGGCGGCTGCGGTTCATGTCCCGAGTGCCATGCCGGCCATCAGCAGGTCTGCCACTCCCAGTTTCAGCCAGGCTTCACGCATTGGGGCTCCTTCGCGGAATACGTGTCGATCCACCGGGCGGACCTCAATCTCGTGGCGCTGCCCGAGTCCATCACCTTCGCCACGGCGGCCTCGCTCGGCTGCCGGTTCGTGACGTCCTTCCGCGCCGTCGTCGATCAGGGCAAGGTGACTGCTGGCCAATGGGTGGCCGTGCACGGCTGCGGCGGGGTGGGCCTCTCGGCGATCATGATCGCGAATGCGCTGGGCGCCAACGTCGTGGCGGTAGACATTGCCGAAGACAAGCTCGCGCTGGCCAAGCGCCTGGGCGCCGCAGCCACCATCGATGCCAAATCCGTGGCCGATGTGCCCGAGGCCGTGATGGAGGTCACGGGAGGCGGCGCGCACGTCTCGCTCGATGCGCTCGGCTCACCCGTGACCTGTTTCAATTCGATTCAGAACCTGCGTCGCCGCGGCAAGCACGTACAGGTGGGCTTGATGCTGGGTGAGCACAGCACGCCCTCGGTGCCGATGAGCAAGATCGTGGGGTGGGAGCTGGAGGTGCTCGGCAGCCACGGCATGCAGGCTCATCGTTACGATGCGATGATGCCGATGATCCTCGCGGGCAAGCTGAAGCCGGAGCTGTTGGTCGGCAAGGAGATCAGCCTTGAGGAGTCGATCGATGCGCTGATGTCCATGGACAAGTTCCAAGGCACCGGCACTACCGTTGTCACCCGGTTTTAGCCCCCGCATCCGCAGGAGCCAAGGTCTGCGGCCGATTGCCGACGCGCACTGGCAGCGCGCCATGCACGTACCCGGCGATCACGCGCTCGATGTGCGCACGGGCTGCCAGCGTCGCGATGAAGCGCTCGATGTCGCGTAACCCGTGGACGTGGAGACAGGACGCGCCCGTGTCGCGAACGGCGGAACGCCGGTCCGGCCTCGCCGCGTTCAGTCCACCCGCAGCGCCCACAGCGCGTCGAGCACGTGCCGTGTCGCCAGCTCCGCCGCGCCGGCGCGATGGGCGATGCCGAGTTCGCGCCACAGCGCGGGGCGCAGCGGGCGCATCGCGATGCGCGCGTCCGGTGGCGGCGAGCCGGCCTCGTGCGGCAGCAGCGTGGCCCCGTAGCCGGCTGCCACCAGGCTCTTGATCGCGTCGTTGTAGTTCAGCTCGATGCGCGGCGCCGGCTGATGGCCGCCGGCGGCGAACCATTCGGCAGTCTGCCGCGACAGGCGCGTGGTGGCGTCGTTGAGGATCAGCGGCTGCGCGGCGAGCCAGGCCGGCGTCACACTGGGCGGCAGGCCCCAGTCGGCGGGCAGGAATGCCACCACCGGGTCGCGACGCCACGGCGCGATCGTCAGCCCCGCCACGGCGGCCTGCGGTAGCGCCACCAGCCCGATGTCCAGCGCGCCGTGCGTGAGCCGTTCGAGCGTGTCGCGCGAGGTCAGCACGGCGATCTGCACGTCGATGTCGGGATGGTCGCGCCGCAGTCGCGCGAGCACCTGCGGCAGCAGGTGCGCGAACGCGCCGGTGGATGCGCCTAGCCGCACCCGTCCGGCCAGTCCCTGCACTTGCCGCTCCACGTCGTCGAGCGTCGCCTCGACATCGGCGAGCAGCCGCCGCGCGCGCTCGATCAGCACCTCGCCGATCGCCGACGGCCGCACGTTGCCGCGCGTGCGGGACAGCAGCGGCGCGCCGATCCTGGCCTCGAGCTCCGAAACGTGCAGGCTGATGGTGGGCGGCGCCAGGTGCAGCGATTGTGCGGCCGCCGCGAACGATCCGAGGTCCGCGATCGCGATTAGCGTGCGCAGGCGATCAAGACTGATTTCGCGCATCGAAAAATTTTTTCGTTCAGAAAAAATGAAGCTCATGTTGATGAAATTCAACTTTTACAAGTCTAGCGTGCAGGCGATGATCGCGCTTCCCGTCGATCGGACGGCGGGCGACACCTCGGAGCGAGACGAACATGAGCGAACCCATCGTATTCATCGACGGCGACCAGGGCACGACCGGCTTGCAGATCCACGAGCGGCTGCGGGGCCGGGCCGATCTGCGGCTCGCGACACTGGCGGCCGACGCACGCAAGGACCCCGCGCGGCGTGCAGAGGCGATCAACGCCTGTGACGTCGCGATCCTCTGTCTGCCCGATGCGGCCGCGCGCGAGGCGGTCGGCTTCATCCGCAATCCCGCGGTGCGCGTCATCGACGCCAGCTCGGCACATCGTACCGATCCGGCCTGGGTCTACGGCTTTCCGGAAATGACGCCGGGGCAGGCGGCGCGGATCGCCGGGGCGCGGCGCGTGACCAATCCGGGCTGCTACCCGACCGGCGCGATCGGCCTGTTGCGCCCGTTGATCGAACACCGGTTGCTGCCGGCCGACTATCCGGTTGCGATCCATGCGGTGTCCGGGTATTCGGGGGGCGGCCGCGCGGCGGTGGAGGCGCACCAGGCGCCCGGCGGCGCGGCGCCGGCCTTTTGCCTTTACGGGCTCGGCCTGGCGCACAAGCATCCGCCCGAGATCCGCGAGCATGCCGGGCTCGCGCACCGGCCGCTGTTCGTGCCGGCCTATGCCGCCTATCGGCAGGGCATCGTGCTGAGCGTGCCGCTCGAGAGGCGCCTGCTGCCGGCCGGCGTGGACGGCGCGCGGCTGCAGGGCTGCCTTGCGCGGCACTACGCAGGGGCGCCTCATGTGCGCGTGCTGCCGCTCGCGGCGAGCCGCGAGATCGCGCAGCTGGACCCGCAGGCGCTGAACGGCACCGACGACATCGAGTTCGGCGTGTTCGTCAACGACGACTACGGCCACCTGCTGCTGACCGCGGTGTTCGACAACCTCGGCAAGGGCGCGGCCGGCGCGGCCGTGCAGAATCTCGAGCTGATGCTGCCGGCGCTGCGCTGACTGGCCCCACGCGCGCGGCGGGCGGCAACGCCGTGCGGCTCGGGCAGCTTCAGGCCGCTTCGGGTTGCGACGCGCAAAGCGCCGGGTCGAGGTCGAGCGCGGCCAGCGTCTGCGCGTCGATGTCGATCCAGCATGCCACCACCATGCGCCCGTCGATCGACACCGGTGCGCCGGCCCGGTGGGCATGCACGCCGATCCGGCGGAACAGCCGCTCGATGCTGCAGAACGTGACCCCGATCAACTGGCGCGCGCCGCGCCGTGCCGCGCACTCCACGGCGGCGGCGAGCATCGGCCGCACCGACCAGGCCAGGCTGCCGGCATCGGCCCCTTCCTCGGGGGTCGCCGCGAAGCGCGACAGCTCCCAGACGTGGGCGGAGCGCGGCGCCGGATGCTCGTCGGCCAGCAGGTGCGGGAACACTTCCTGCAACAGGTAGGGGCGGGTGGTCGGCAGCAGCCGCGCGCAACCGCATATCTCCCCATTCGCATCGCGTCCCAATACGTAGACGGTATCGTCGCGATCGTACTGATCGCGCTCGAATTTTTCGTCTTCGGACGGCAGCTGCCAGCCGAGCTGCTCGACGAACACGCGATAACGGTACGAACCCAGCTCGGCGGCGATATGGGCGGGAAGGCGGCCTGCCTCGTGAACGAAAGTTTGCATGGTGTCCTCGTGGTAATTCCGTTTGGAATGGGCGCATTACAGCGTGCGCCCCGAGGACAGGTAACTGTTATTCCTGACAGGGATTCGGTGCCGATTCCTGGCATCCTTGACAGGGAAAAAATGGCACGCGAGGGTCGGCGCGATATCTCGGATTTAATTACGAGATTGCAATTTCATGCCAGTTGAACCGACAATGCCGAAGTCATGGGCTGCTTAAACGCAGAAGCTATTTAATGAATAGGGGTCGGATTAAAGTCGAGGCGTCGCGAAGTCAGTGCGACCAGCGTTTGTCGGCCACGATCGGCTGCGACGGTAGGCCGCCGGCCAGCGCCCGGCTTACGGCGATCGCCCAGTCGAGCGTGGCGAGCCGGCAGGCGAGCGCGCTGGCCGTGGCATGCATGCCGATGTCGGTGCCGAAGCGGTCGACGCCCATCAGATTGCTGCGCACGTCGTCCCAGGCGATCCGTAGGCGGCCGGAGTCGGGTTCGAGGTACCAGTCCCAGCCGACCGTCAGGTGTGCATAGCCGGGCGAGGCGGGGCGCTGCCATTCGGTGAAACCGGCGAGGTCGGGGACGAGGCCTTCGTCGCGCAGTTCGTGGGCAAGTCCGGGGTCGAGCCCCGAGGCGATATGCACGAGTTCGAGCCCTGCGAACGCGTGCAGCGGCAGGCGCACGTAACCGTCCGCGGACGGCGAGCAGTAGGGATGAAGCAGGGGCGGAGTCATGCGCGGGAATGTATCAAGCCCGTGTGCTTGATGTAACCTAGCAAGAATGACAGCGTGGAAGCTGTTGGAGAGATGATGGAACTACGCTGGCAGGATGCCTACCACCAGTTCAATACGGCGGAAAACGAGCAGCAGCTCTTTCACCAGGTTTCCGCATACTCGAAGCGTCTCGGCTTCGAGTACTGCTGCTATGGAATCCGCGTGCCGCAGCCGGGATCGCAGCCCTTGGTCGAGATCTTCGACACCTATCCGCCGGGCTGGATGGCGCACTATCAGGCGCGCAACTACATCGAGATCGATCCGACCGTGCGCGACGGGGCGGCGAGCCCGAACATGATCATCTGGCCCGACGCCGATGCGGCGGAGCAACCGTCGCTCTGGCGCGACGCGCGCGACTTCGGCATGTCGGTCGGCGTCGCGCAGTCGAGCTGGGCCGCGCGCGGCGTGTTCGGACTGTTGACCATCGCGCGGCGCTCGGACCGCCTCACGCCGGCCGAGATCAACAGCCTGACGCTGCAGGCCAACTGGCTCGCCAATCTCTCGCATTCGCTGATGGGCCGGTTCCTCGTGCCGAAGCTGTCGCCGGCCGCGAGCATCTCGCTCACCAAGCGCGAACGCGAGGTGCTGAGCTGGACCAGCGAAGGCCGCACCGCCAGCGAGATCGGCGAACAGCTCAACATCTCCGAGCGCACCGTCACGTTCCACATCAACAACATCCTCGCCAAGCTCGGCGCGGCCAACAAGGTGCAGGCGGTCGGTCGTCAAGGCGATCGGCATGGGGCTGATCCAGGCGCCGTAGGCGGCCCGGTACGGTCGGGTTCGACCAAGCGGCGGCGACGCGCCGGCGCGGGCTTCACGGCCCGGCCGGCGCGTTTCTCATGGGCGCGTCATTCCATCAGCGGTTCTGCTTCCCTGGCGGTCCAACTGACGCTGGAAATGCTCTTTTCCATGCTCATGCGGCTCGCGATCTGCTCGAGCTTTTGCTGGTCCTTCGGATGCAGCTTCAGCGTGGCCGTCACCTTGATGCGCTCGGGCGGCGCGTCGCTCTCGACGTCCTCGCTCGTCAGGCTCTGGAACGACAGTGGTTTCGCATACATCGAATTCGACAGCAGCGTGCGCACGTGAACTTCCTCCGAGGCCAGGCAGATCACGGTGATCTGGTATTCGCGCACCAGGTCCGCGTTCGACACCGGCGTGGCGTTGATCGCGTGGCTCAGCGAGCGCAGCAGCGTGTTGACGAGCAGCACGACCACGGTGCCGGCCAGCGCCGGCAAGTAGTGGCCGCTGCCCGACAGGACGCCCACGGCGGCCGAGCACCAGAGCGTGGCCGCCGTGTTGATGCCCTGGATCGCGCCTTTCTCGCGCATGATCACGCCGCCGCCGAGGAAGCCCACGCCCGACACCACGTAGGCGGCGATCTGCGTGACGCCGGTCACGCCGTTGCCGGTCAGCACGCCGAGCGTGACGAACAGGCACGCGCCGCAGGTGACGAGCGTGATGGTGCGCAGGCCGGCGGTGCGCTGGCGCATCTGGCGCTCGATGCCGATCGCGACGCCGCAGCAGAGCGCGGCCAGGAGGCGGAGGAGGAATTCGACGGTCATGGATGGCGTGCTGGCAAGGGGGCGCCGCGTGGCGCGCGATCGAGGCCGCATAGCCGGTGCGCGTGCGGCGCGCGATCCGCTACGATAGCGCGTGCCCGGCGACCGGAAGATGAAAACCGG
The window above is part of the Burkholderia glumae LMG 2196 = ATCC 33617 genome. Proteins encoded here:
- a CDS encoding Lrp/AsnC family transcriptional regulator; translation: MPEIDSVDAEILNRLQKDGRLSNAKLAAQLSMSETPCWRRLKRLEDCGIIEGYQAVLNRRKLGLGVMAFVQLVCTQHDEKVTQAFQLAVQSSPNVLSCHNTTGEADFLLMVVARDLDDYSRFVEKVLRHLPGVASIRSNLSLRELKSSNLLPVSS
- a CDS encoding zinc-dependent alcohol dehydrogenase family protein codes for the protein MKAVMFESFGERPKLVSLRDPSPETHGVVIKVQATGVCRSDWHGWVGHDTDIELPHVPGHELAGTIEAVGKDVSQWQVGDRVTVPFVGGCGSCPECHAGHQQVCHSQFQPGFTHWGSFAEYVSIHRADLNLVALPESITFATAASLGCRFVTSFRAVVDQGKVTAGQWVAVHGCGGVGLSAIMIANALGANVVAVDIAEDKLALAKRLGAAATIDAKSVADVPEAVMEVTGGGAHVSLDALGSPVTCFNSIQNLRRRGKHVQVGLMLGEHSTPSVPMSKIVGWELEVLGSHGMQAHRYDAMMPMILAGKLKPELLVGKEISLEESIDALMSMDKFQGTGTTVVTRF
- a CDS encoding LysR family transcriptional regulator, with the protein product MREISLDRLRTLIAIADLGSFAAAAQSLHLAPPTISLHVSELEARIGAPLLSRTRGNVRPSAIGEVLIERARRLLADVEATLDDVERQVQGLAGRVRLGASTGAFAHLLPQVLARLRRDHPDIDVQIAVLTSRDTLERLTHGALDIGLVALPQAAVAGLTIAPWRRDPVVAFLPADWGLPPSVTPAWLAAQPLILNDATTRLSRQTAEWFAAGGHQPAPRIELNYNDAIKSLVAAGYGATLLPHEAGSPPPDARIAMRPLRPALWRELGIAHRAGAAELATRHVLDALWALRVD
- the argC gene encoding N-acetyl-gamma-glutamyl-phosphate reductase — encoded protein: MSEPIVFIDGDQGTTGLQIHERLRGRADLRLATLAADARKDPARRAEAINACDVAILCLPDAAAREAVGFIRNPAVRVIDASSAHRTDPAWVYGFPEMTPGQAARIAGARRVTNPGCYPTGAIGLLRPLIEHRLLPADYPVAIHAVSGYSGGGRAAVEAHQAPGGAAPAFCLYGLGLAHKHPPEIREHAGLAHRPLFVPAYAAYRQGIVLSVPLERRLLPAGVDGARLQGCLARHYAGAPHVRVLPLAASREIAQLDPQALNGTDDIEFGVFVNDDYGHLLLTAVFDNLGKGAAGAAVQNLELMLPALR
- a CDS encoding acyl-homoserine-lactone synthase; this translates as MQTFVHEAGRLPAHIAAELGSYRYRVFVEQLGWQLPSEDEKFERDQYDRDDTVYVLGRDANGEICGCARLLPTTRPYLLQEVFPHLLADEHPAPRSAHVWELSRFAATPEEGADAGSLAWSVRPMLAAAVECAARRGARQLIGVTFCSIERLFRRIGVHAHRAGAPVSIDGRMVVACWIDIDAQTLAALDLDPALCASQPEAA
- a CDS encoding DUF4902 domain-containing protein gives rise to the protein MTPPLLHPYCSPSADGYVRLPLHAFAGLELVHIASGLDPGLAHELRDEGLVPDLAGFTEWQRPASPGYAHLTVGWDWYLEPDSGRLRIAWDDVRSNLMGVDRFGTDIGMHATASALACRLATLDWAIAVSRALAGGLPSQPIVADKRWSH
- a CDS encoding MgtC/SapB family protein; translated protein: MTVEFLLRLLAALCCGVAIGIERQMRQRTAGLRTITLVTCGACLFVTLGVLTGNGVTGVTQIAAYVVSGVGFLGGGVIMREKGAIQGINTAATLWCSAAVGVLSGSGHYLPALAGTVVVLLVNTLLRSLSHAINATPVSNADLVREYQITVICLASEEVHVRTLLSNSMYAKPLSFQSLTSEDVESDAPPERIKVTATLKLHPKDQQKLEQIASRMSMEKSISSVSWTAREAEPLME